Proteins from a single region of Anaerotignum faecicola:
- a CDS encoding FliA/WhiG family RNA polymerase sigma factor translates to MNIPDELKEKTNEELLALYKAGKDRQVKQEIVLRYVYLVKNIAMKYRGVYASFTQLDDIVNEGIIALMAAVDKYDPDKNARFETFVSKRLKGLIIDIARKQDWIPRNVRRESKEVNDAIHTLYERLGRYPTNQEAADYLNMSLEKYQKVLGKSNLYNVISLDYFLWEQNGEQNTESLVSRETPPEQKLEEKEFHSILKEGIMSLREKEQTVISLYYRKELTMKEIAAVMNLSEPRISQIHSNALAKLKVFLEKNKNKGMI, encoded by the coding sequence ATGAATATTCCAGACGAATTGAAGGAAAAAACAAACGAAGAACTGCTGGCGCTTTATAAAGCGGGAAAAGACCGGCAGGTTAAGCAGGAAATTGTGCTTAGGTACGTTTACCTGGTTAAAAACATAGCGATGAAGTACAGAGGCGTTTACGCAAGCTTTACGCAGCTTGACGACATTGTAAACGAAGGCATAATCGCGCTTATGGCAGCGGTGGATAAATACGATCCGGATAAAAACGCGCGCTTTGAAACGTTTGTTTCAAAAAGGCTCAAGGGGCTTATAATCGATATAGCGAGAAAACAGGACTGGATACCGCGCAACGTGCGCCGGGAGTCTAAAGAGGTGAACGACGCTATACATACCCTTTACGAGCGGCTCGGACGTTATCCGACAAATCAGGAAGCCGCCGATTACCTTAATATGAGCTTGGAAAAGTACCAAAAGGTTTTGGGAAAATCCAATCTTTACAATGTAATTTCACTGGACTATTTCCTTTGGGAGCAGAACGGCGAACAGAATACGGAAAGCCTTGTCAGCCGCGAAACGCCTCCGGAACAAAAGCTTGAAGAAAAAGAATTCCATAGTATACTTAAAGAGGGAATTATGTCTCTCAGGGAGAAGGAGCAGACGGTAATCTCCCTTTATTACAGAAAAGAACTTACAATGAAGGAAATAGCGGCCGTTATGAATCTTAGCGAACCGCGTATATCGCAGATACATTCCAACGCCCTTGCAAAACTCAAGGTATTTTTGGAGAAAAATAAGAATAAGGGGATGATATAA
- the flgF gene encoding flagellar basal-body rod protein FlgF: protein MFQGFYNLTSGMITQNRNLNVVSNNIANVLTPGYKKDTMVSSTFREELVSRTGNIDKDNPEGLGDASRFRSALETITDYEQGALEITDNPLDCAITSEGFFRIDTGNGELYTRNGSFAISDDGYLVLPEGGRVMGKNGPILLGADDFTVDGNGLVYTSGGDYIDQLDIVTFDDMAQLRKTGGSLFASDAAPVAVADPSVEQKTLERSNVDATGEFSKMIESQRALQSAAQVLKIYDQLMGKATTQLGNI from the coding sequence ATGTTTCAGGGATTTTATAATTTAACCAGCGGCATGATTACGCAGAACAGGAACCTTAACGTAGTAAGCAATAATATAGCAAACGTATTAACCCCGGGATATAAGAAGGATACAATGGTGTCCAGCACATTCCGCGAGGAGCTTGTTTCGAGAACGGGCAATATAGACAAGGACAATCCCGAAGGGCTTGGGGACGCCTCTAGGTTCAGAAGCGCCCTTGAAACCATTACGGATTATGAGCAGGGAGCGCTTGAAATAACGGACAATCCGCTTGACTGTGCAATTACGTCGGAAGGTTTTTTCAGGATTGACACAGGAAACGGCGAGCTTTATACAAGAAACGGCTCTTTTGCAATCAGCGACGACGGATACTTGGTTTTGCCGGAAGGCGGACGCGTTATGGGCAAGAACGGGCCTATACTCCTCGGCGCCGACGATTTCACCGTTGACGGCAACGGGCTTGTATATACAAGCGGGGGAGACTACATAGATCAGCTTGATATTGTAACCTTTGACGATATGGCGCAGCTTAGGAAAACGGGCGGCAGCCTGTTTGCTTCGGACGCGGCCCCGGTTGCGGTTGCGGATCCTTCCGTGGAACAGAAAACGCTTGAAAGATCCAACGTGGACGCAACGGGAGAATTTTCTAAAATGATTGAAAGCCAGAGGGCGCTCCAAAGCGCGGCCCAGGTTTTGAAGATATACGACCAGCTGATGGGAAAGGCGACGACACAGCTTGGAAACATTTAA
- a CDS encoding flagellar hook-basal body protein, which yields MNFSFYSGAVGAMSHSKRLEVIANNISNTNTNGFKAKNGVFTDLVYKNMNAPDGAQTQLTYGAGVKMLKDDTDFVQGALELTGFSLDYAINGPGFFALREPATGEITYTRDGAFSTSQQPNGQFYLVSKNNKWVLDANGNPIVVENPSDNIGIGVYVFEQKNGLLNIGDNEYQPVEKNGVPRALDGYRAGVIVKGALEGSNVDFAKEMTKVIETQRAYQMSLKMVQTSDEIENTINSLR from the coding sequence ATGAACTTTTCGTTTTATTCCGGCGCGGTAGGCGCAATGTCACATTCAAAAAGGCTTGAAGTTATCGCAAATAACATATCAAACACAAATACAAACGGATTTAAAGCAAAAAACGGCGTATTCACAGATCTTGTTTATAAAAACATGAACGCGCCCGACGGCGCCCAAACACAGCTTACATACGGAGCGGGAGTTAAAATGCTCAAAGACGACACGGATTTTGTACAGGGCGCACTGGAGCTTACAGGCTTCAGCCTTGACTATGCCATAAACGGACCGGGTTTTTTTGCTCTCAGGGAACCGGCTACGGGCGAAATAACATATACGAGGGACGGCGCTTTTTCAACGTCGCAGCAGCCGAACGGGCAATTTTACCTTGTTTCAAAAAATAATAAATGGGTTCTTGATGCAAACGGCAACCCTATTGTCGTTGAAAATCCAAGCGATAATATAGGCATTGGAGTTTATGTATTTGAACAAAAAAACGGCCTTTTGAATATCGGCGACAACGAATATCAGCCGGTTGAGAAAAACGGCGTTCCGCGGGCTTTGGACGGCTACAGGGCCGGAGTTATAGTTAAAGGGGCGCTTGAAGGTTCAAATGTTGATTTCGCAAAGGAAATGACAAAAGTTATCGAAACGCAGAGGGCTTATCAGATGTCTTTGAAAATGGTCCAGACTTCCGACGAAATTGAAAACACAATTAACAGCCTCAGGTGA
- a CDS encoding chemotaxis protein CheC has translation MTIKKYEDMDSFELDVLREIGSIGTGNAATALSSVLSQKIEMSLPEVKIMDYNKAIKEMGGAERIVCGELVAFSGEINGIMLYMQDMDLINVVLEKLLNGRRINDYMELNELDTSALIEIGNIIISSYINAISTLTGISVHLSVPAICTNMLGAIVSVPMAEYGYESDKIMTIGGNFKCNGKEVYSRLLMLPDMKSLDFLMKKLGVESE, from the coding sequence ATGACGATTAAAAAGTATGAAGATATGGACAGTTTCGAGCTTGACGTATTAAGGGAAATAGGCAGCATAGGAACGGGCAATGCGGCGACAGCCCTTTCAAGTGTGCTTTCACAGAAGATTGAAATGTCGCTGCCGGAAGTTAAGATTATGGACTACAATAAAGCCATAAAGGAAATGGGCGGCGCCGAAAGGATTGTGTGCGGCGAGCTTGTGGCATTCAGCGGCGAAATAAACGGCATTATGCTTTATATGCAGGATATGGATCTTATAAACGTAGTTTTGGAAAAGCTTCTGAACGGACGAAGAATAAACGATTATATGGAATTAAACGAGCTTGACACATCGGCTCTTATTGAAATAGGAAATATCATTATCTCATCATATATAAACGCCATTTCTACCTTAACGGGAATATCCGTACACCTTTCAGTGCCGGCTATATGTACAAACATGCTGGGCGCAATTGTGTCCGTGCCTATGGCCGAATACGGATATGAATCCGATAAGATTATGACTATAGGCGGCAATTTTAAATGCAACGGCAAGGAGGTATACAGCCGGCTTTTAATGCTGCCGGATATGAAGTCGCTGGACTTTTTAATGAAGAAATTAGGTGTTGAGAGTGAATAA
- a CDS encoding chemotaxis protein CheD, whose product MKICRSPGVLVTYALGSCIGVCVYDPVIRLAGMVHIMLPNMYENNKDNIFKYADTGIPETIRKMEAFGGVRSRMVCKIAGGAKMFELKGNGTLGNIGARNAESVKAVLMKERVRIVKEDLGSNYARTMYFDSSNGEATIKSYGKPEKKL is encoded by the coding sequence ATGAAGATATGCAGAAGCCCGGGAGTGCTTGTGACATATGCCTTAGGCTCCTGCATCGGGGTATGCGTGTACGATCCTGTTATAAGGCTTGCGGGCATGGTGCATATCATGCTTCCGAACATGTATGAAAATAATAAGGACAACATTTTTAAGTACGCCGACACAGGCATACCCGAAACCATAAGGAAAATGGAGGCTTTCGGCGGGGTGAGGAGCCGCATGGTCTGCAAAATTGCCGGCGGGGCGAAGATGTTCGAGCTTAAAGGCAACGGAACTCTCGGCAATATAGGCGCAAGGAATGCCGAAAGCGTTAAAGCCGTTTTGATGAAGGAACGCGTGCGCATTGTAAAGGAGGACTTAGGGTCAAACTATGCAAGGACAATGTATTTCGATTCTTCAAACGGCGAAGCGACTATTAAATCTTATGGAAAGCCTGAAAAGAAACTGTAA
- a CDS encoding chemotaxis protein, producing MSSISENKTNILLETGTNEIEIMEFTIDGNLYGINVAKVREIIMSDKVKPMPHSHPAVEGVFKPRDILLTVVDLPMYLTDVPSKKNPKDLFIITNFNNLNIAFRVHTVEGISRISWGDIQKPDKTVSGGEEGVATGIAQCGDDLVTILDFEKIVAEIAPETTIQISEIEKLGARDRNETPIVLAEDSILLTKMIRESLKKAGYINLKEFNNGQEAWEYLSSLKDNAGSIKSEASLIITDIEMPKMDGHRLTKLVKSDDILKNIPVIIFSSLINPEMQIKGKQVGADEQLSKPEIGYLVEVIDQLLIRSK from the coding sequence ATGAGCAGTATCAGCGAAAACAAGACAAATATCCTGCTTGAAACAGGAACAAATGAAATAGAAATAATGGAATTTACGATTGACGGCAACCTTTACGGCATTAATGTCGCAAAGGTAAGGGAAATTATCATGAGCGACAAGGTAAAGCCTATGCCGCACTCACATCCTGCCGTGGAGGGCGTTTTTAAGCCGAGGGACATACTGCTTACGGTTGTCGACCTTCCCATGTACCTTACGGATGTGCCTTCCAAAAAGAACCCAAAGGATTTGTTTATCATAACAAACTTCAATAACCTGAACATTGCTTTTAGGGTGCATACGGTTGAGGGCATAAGCAGGATTTCATGGGGCGACATACAAAAGCCGGACAAAACGGTTTCAGGCGGCGAGGAAGGCGTTGCAACGGGAATTGCCCAGTGCGGCGACGATTTGGTTACAATACTTGATTTTGAAAAAATCGTAGCCGAAATAGCGCCGGAAACAACTATACAAATAAGCGAAATAGAAAAATTGGGTGCAAGGGATCGCAATGAAACGCCTATTGTGCTTGCCGAAGATTCCATTCTTCTTACAAAAATGATTAGGGAATCTCTTAAAAAGGCAGGCTATATAAATTTAAAGGAATTCAATAACGGCCAGGAGGCATGGGAATACCTCTCATCCCTTAAAGACAATGCCGGCAGTATTAAAAGCGAAGCGTCGCTTATAATAACCGATATCGAAATGCCCAAAATGGACGGCCACAGGCTTACGAAGCTTGTAAAGAGCGACGATATACTTAAAAATATACCAGTTATAATATTTTCGTCCCTGATAAATCCCGAAATGCAGATAAAGGGCAAGCAGGTTGGAGCCGACGAGCAGCTTTCCAAACCTGAAATAGGCTATCTTGTGGAAGTTATAGATCAGCTTCTTATAAGATCCAAATAA